A window from Drosophila nasuta strain 15112-1781.00 chromosome 3, ASM2355853v1, whole genome shotgun sequence encodes these proteins:
- the LOC132793242 gene encoding ubiquitin carboxyl-terminal hydrolase 20, translated as MSLSFNSSQKCLHIDSKHCSCTELDLDQTTSSSNMERRSMNYHDKEKLFSYSLNSLAKRDDSLEDDATGSGTGLVGLQNIANTCYMNSALQALSNLSPVTHYFINCSEIVEHIASTPRSKVAGLAKSYQRLMQEIWMQADESRDNIAPRGILYGIRSVHPMFRGYQQHDTQEFLRCFMDQLHEELTEQINAPVQQQQQQPQQQTPPQPVQQQASETDDDENCDDEQQPKACNTPTASESEYDTCESSISERSSEVLMRTDYFAAPQRLSSSSNPVSDASGGQQQQSPKTSQESKQVEAARSIISDVFDGKLLSSVQCLTCDRISTREETFQDLSLPIPNRDFLNVLHQTHSLSVQSLNAADLATARSNEGWISWMWNMVRSWLFGPSVTLYDCMASFFSADELKGDNMYSCERCNKLRTGIKYSRVLNLPEVLCIHLKRFRHDLSYSSKISSYVYFPLEGFDMRPYLDKNCKSQVPTYNLCSVICHHGTVGGGHYTCYARNSLNGRWYEFDDQFVTEVSPEVVQNCQAYVLFYQKHNPQMQMLREEAINLSTANPLYEGDIQFYVTREWLSRLATFSEPGPINNQEMLCPHGGILHSKAALISQIAVPIPQPLWDFLYNRFGGGPAVNIMFECEICKRAADALSRRQLYELAVFTKYNGLQNELDTTGIYAIAMPWLRAWQQFSRGITHKEPGPINNEGIADTNSHNGSAISCVRAGSDYAQLNSLLWRFLHGIYGGGPEIMLRSALSDDEADEIEIIDQDDEEDEDEDLGAIYMNNQSDTESNPGRLNNTDSPIASSTLTPEPLPSVEDETPTIKSEPATSDTMSNGSNSNSTASKRGKSGGKAIKVAALRMNMRKRGRNRNAMKVHAEMFGAKGQYNPQTDATAESKADADQTNEVRDKDHRSAAATTTATTAATATPATGGTAFQTEYTIPFQSDNFQVNGPSDKKRERRKLRNNNKENVKLQKFVTLREANGANDETDI; from the exons ATGAGTTTAAGTTTTAATAGTtcacaaaaatgtttgcatattGATAGCAAGCACTGCAGCTGCACTGAATTGGACTTGGATCAAACG accagcagcagcaacatggaACGACGCAGCATGAACTACCATGACAAAGAGAAGCTATTCAGTTATTCGTTGAATTCACTTGCCAAGCGTGACGACAGCCTCGAAGATGATGCCACAGGTTCTGGAACAGGCCTCGTGGGTCTGCAAAATATTGCGAATACGTGTTATATGAATTCGGCACTGCAGGCTCTCAGCAACCTGTCGCCTGTGACACATTATTTTATCAACTGCAGTGAGATTGTCGAGCACATTGCGAGCACACCACGCTCCAAGGTAGCTGGATTAGCCAAAAGTTATCAGCGTCTGATGCAAGAAATATGGATGCAAGCCGACGAGTCAAGAG ATAATATTGCGCCGCGAGGCATTTTGTATGGCATTCGTTCGGTTCATCCAATGTTTCGAGGCTACCAGCAGCATGACACACAAGAGTTCCTGCGCTGCTTTATGGACCAGCTGCATGAGGAGCTAACAGAGCAAATAAACGCACCagttcaacagcaacaacaacaaccgcagcagcaaaCGCCACCTCAGCCAGTGCAGCAACAAGCGAGTGAAACTGACGATGATGAGAACTGTGACGATgagcagcagccaaaagcaTGCAATACACCCACAGCATCGGAGAGCGAATATGATACGTGCGAAAGCAGCATTTCGGAACGCTCCTCTGAAGTGCTAATGCGAACCGATTACTTTGCGGCACCTCAGCgtctcagcagcagcagcaatcccGTATCGGATGCGTCGGgtggacaacaacagcagagtCCGAAGACCTCTCAAGAGTCCAAGCAAGTGGAGGCGGCACGCTCAATTATCAGCGATGTGTTCGATGGCAAACTGTTGTCGTCAGTGCAGTGTTTAACGTGTGATCGCATCTCGACAAGAGAGGAAACATTCCAGGATCTATCGCTGCCCATACCCAATCGAGACTTTCTTAATGTGCTGCATCAGACACACAGTCTGAGCGTGCAAAGTCTAAACGCCGCCGACTTGGCAACGGCGCGCAGCAACGAGGGTTGGATATCGTGGATGTGGAACATGGTGCGATCTTGGTTATTTGGACCTTCTGTAACGCTCTACGACTGCATGGCCAGCTTCTTTAGTGCCGACGAGTTGAAAGGCGACAATATGTATAG CTGCGAACGTTGCAATAAGTTGCGCACGGGCATCAAATACTCGCGCGTACTCAACTTACCGGAGGTGTTGTGCATTCACCTAAAGCGTTTCCGACACGATCTGTCCTACAGCTCAAAGATATCGTCATATGTGTATTTCCCACTCGAAGGGTTCGACATGCGGCCGTACTTAGACAAAAACTGCAAATCGCAAGTGCCCACCTACAATCTGTGCTCGGTTATTTGTCATCATGGCACCGTTGGAGGCGGACATTATACGTGCTATGCGCGTAATTCTCTCAATGGACGCTGGTATGAGTTTGATGATCAATTCGTGACGGAAGTTTCGCCCGAAGTGGTCCAGAACTGTCAGGCCTATGTGCTATTCTACCAAAAACACAAtccacaaatgcaaatgctgcgCGAAGAAGCCATCAATTTGTCAACAGCAAATCCATTATACGAAGGCGATATACAATTCTATGTGACACGCGAGTGGCTATCACGGCTGGCCACATTTTCGGAGCCGGGGCCAATCAATAACCAGGAAATGCTTTGTCCACACGGCGGCATTCTACATTCCAAAGCAGCGCTAATTAGTCAAATTGCTGTGCCCATTCCCCAGCCGTTATGGGATTTCCTGTACAACCGATTCGGTGGTGGCCCCGCCGTCAATATAATGTTTGAGTGTGAGATTTGTAAGCGTGCCGCAGATGCGCTATCTCGCCGACAGCTCTACGAGCTGGCCGTCTTTACCAAATACAATGGACTGCAGAATGAGTTGGACACAACGGGCATCTATGCAATTGCTATGCCTTGGCTTCGTGCGTGGCAGCAATTCTCGCGCGGCATAACCCACAAGGAGCCGGGACCCATTAACAACGAAGGCATTGCCGACACCAATTCGCATAATGGCTCAGCCATCAGTTGCGTGCGCGCTGGCTCGGATTACGCTCAGCTCAATTCGCTTCTTTGGCGATTTTTGCATGGCATTTATGGCGGAGGTCCGGAAATAATGCTGAGAAGCGCACTGTCCGATGATGAGGCTGATGAGATTGAAATTATCGATCAAGACGATGAAGaggatgaagatgaagactTGGGTGCCATCTACATGAACAATCAATCCGATACCGAAAGCAATCCGGGACGACTTAACAACACTGATAGTCCAATTGCATCGTCAACCTTGACGCCAGAACCGCTGCCGTCAGTTGAGGACGAGACGCCAACGATAAAATCCGAACCTGCCACATCAGATACCATGTccaatggcagcaacagcaatagcactGCCTCGAAACGGGGCAAGTCGGGTGGCAAGGCCATCAAAGTGGCGGCGTTGCGCATGAATATGCGTAAACGAGGCAGAAATCGCAATGCGATGAAAGTGCACGCGGAGATGTTTGGTGCCAAAG GCCAATACAATCCACAAACAGACGCCACAGCTGAGTCCAAAGCAGATGCGGACCAAACTAATGAAGTTCGTGATAAAGATCACAGATCAGctgcagcaaccacaacagcaacaacagcagcaacagcgacgccaGCAACTGGAGGAACCGCATTTCAAACAGAGTACACCATACCATTCCAAAGCGATAATTTCCAAGTCAATGGGCCAAGTGACAAGAAGCGTGAGCGAAGAAAGTTACGCAATAATAACAAGGAGAACGTTAAGCTGCAGAAATTTGTGACGCTACGCGAGGCAAATGGAGCCAATGACGAGACTGATATATGA
- the LOC132792321 gene encoding SET domain-containing protein SmydA-8, protein MNPCAMCETPTKNNCSNCNQVSYCSVQHQKQHWKAHKPNCHPFKIAHNELLGRHLVATRNIKPYEIILKEAPLVRGPAQISAPVCMGCLNSIEANDHIDCDKCGWPLCGPECQALDEHKAECQLTQDRGQKVNVHEFNGPHPLYTCVSTVRCLLINETSPENAEKFKQLESLEHTRRGSNQWKADLASIGQFIPKFFRTEKFSEEEIMRTVGALQINGHEVPTSDPPHVAVFYTASFTENSCLPNLAKSFNKNGHCVLWAPQAIKKNAHLSICYSDAVWGTADRQRHLMQTKLFKCICDRCKDITELGTNYSAIKCEDRNCSGILLPSKSDDWNASWRCSECQKNVQKKYVDGILERAGQDIQNMEKNEENILKYLKHYEKWLPSYHYHMSEVKILLVQLLAKNQAELMVISDEKLALKLQYARDLILLYEKIAPCEVRMLGTLCFELHSAIAEQTRRISLQTSLSPKEMLEESLLYVEKCVNYLQYESDIFIEGHILKQAKINRDALRMVIRIS, encoded by the exons ATGAATCCGTGTGCGATGTGTGAAACTCCAACGAAAAACAATTGCTCCAATTGCAACCAAGTCTCCTACTGCTCGGTGCAGCATCAGAAGCAACACTGGAAGGCGCACAAGCCCAACTGTCATCCATTTAAG ATTGCACACAATGAGCTGCTGGGTCGCCATTTGGTAGCCACACGTAACATCAAGCCCTATGAGATTATTCTCAAGGAAGCACCGCTAGTCCGTGGTCCAGCTCAAATCTCGGCGCCGGTTTGCATGGGTTGCCTCAACAGCATCGAGGCCAACGATCACATCGATTGCGACAAATGTGGCTGGCCATTGTGTGGGCCAGAATGCCAAGCGCTGGACGAGCACAAGGCCGAGTGTCAGCTGACACAGGATCGCGGACAGAAAGTCAACGTTCATGAGTTTAATGGGCCGCATCCATTGTACACCTGCGTGAGCACCGTGCGTTGTTTGCTCATCAATGAGACGAGCCCAGAGAATGCGGAGAAGTTCAAGCAGCTGGAGTCTCTGGAGCACACGCGTCGGGGCTCCAATCAATGGAAGGCGGACTTGGCCAGCATTGGACAGTTTATACCCAA ATTCTTTCGCACTGAAAAATTCAGCGAGGAAGAAATTATGCGTACTGTTGGCGCGCTGCAGATCAATGGACACGAGGTGCCCACTTCGGATCCGCCACATGTGGCCGTCTTTTACACGGCCTCGTTCACCGAGAACTCCTGCCTCCCTAATCTGGCTAAGAGCTTTAACAAAAATGGCCACTGTGTGCTCTGGGCACCGCAGGCGATCAAGAAGAATGCACATCTGAGCATTTGTTACTCTGATGCAGTTTGGGGCACTGCGGATCGGCAGCGGCATCTCATGCAAACCAAGCTCTTCAAGTGCATCTGTGATCGATGCAAGGATATCACTGAGCTGGGCACCAACTACAGCGCCATCAAATGCGAGGATCGCAACTGCTCGGGTATCTTGTTGCCTAGCAAATCAGATGACTGGAATGCCAGCTGgcg CTGTTCGGAGTGTCAGAAGAACGTGCAGAAAAAATATGTGGATGGCATTTTGGAACGTGCCGGGCAGGACATTCAGAACATGGAGAAAAACGAAGAGAATATCCTTAA ATACCTTAAGCACTATGAGAAATGGTTGCCTTCGTATCATTATCATATGAGTGAAGTAAAAATTCTGCTGGTTCAGCTGCTTGCCAAGAATCAGGCCGAATTGATGGTCATCTCCGATGAGAAGCTCGCACTTAAGCTGCAGTATGCCAGGGATTTGATTCTGCTCTATGAGAAAATTGCGCCAT gTGAAGTGCGCATGCTGGGAACACTCTGCTTTGAGCTGCATTCGGCAATTGCTGAGCAGACACGTCGCATCTCATTGCAGACAAGTCTGTCGCCCAAGGAGATGCTGGAGGAGTCGTTGCTGTATGTGGAGAAATGTGTCAACTATTTGCAATATGAATCCGACATTTTCATCGAGGGACATATTTTAAAGCAAGCGAAAATCAATCGTGATGCGCTACGCATGGTTATCAGAATATCCTAA
- the LOC132793244 gene encoding SNF-related serine/threonine-protein kinase has protein sequence MTLETQPVGGGLCDGKIAGLYDLEETLGSGHFAVVKLARHVFTGAKVAVKVVDKTKLDEVSKAHLFQEVRCMKLVQHPNVVRLYEVIDTQTKLYLVLELGDGGDLYDYIMKHDAGLSEELARKYFRQILRAITYCHQLHVVHRDLKPENVVFFEKLGLVKLTDFGFSNKFLPGQKLETFCGSLAYSAPEILLGDSYDAPAVDIWSLGVILYMLVCGQAPFEKANDSETLTMIMDCKYTVPSHVTQECRSLIATMLVRDPKNRATVEEIASSAWLKQTDEPDSVEHSLPLVSRQQLSEEDHAFIIQKMINGNIASKEEILQALDKNKYNHITATYFLLAELRLRRRREEAQKLKLSEAGLKMGDLTRKPAADKPSPTENPKVVVPISINVTPATQFGNDNAKPDKRTRKCSIVREEEEEESANESCGVGNELKVDTSRRESISDGRLNRSALDRSCASAPAPAAEVPSNVHTKIVVSKDTTLAQKLKQMEKCARVDEDTISGLKELEIGKLKPLPSSSKNPVLTHRRTKLNKIRTPSCSSSEASDDDTKTRNKKKINKFVGDTPIRFRMHRRDSHDDSSDSQDQLYPPPGSNSSGATFISNSNSGVSGKKEEQGSKEPNKSEETRKSHTQKSRKQHKDHVDKHSHGEKQQLENTSRRRRMRESQSLDRITEAQEYELRHRNYLNDVAGGASTASMQQHIEQRNSLFNLNTFSVAETKEEYDEESEFIPDSVTTDQTMNTLIAAKATLQQKQYFNDTNYSKNYNNSSNNINSNNNNNNKKKSNETPKDIYNLKSIEEIDLILEDKSLTKAIHVTGSKCFVTMKKIRRLGKYFPVVNFS, from the exons ATGACCTTGGAAACGCAACCGGTTGGCGGCGGGCTGTGCGATGGCAAGATTGCTGGGTTATATGATCTGGAGGAGACGCTGGGCTCGGGTCACTTTGCGGTCGTGAAGCTGGCCCGGCATGTATTTACGGGTGCCAAAGTGGCAGTGAAAGTTGTGGACAAAACCAAGCTTGATGAGGTCTCTAAAGCGCATTTGTTTCAAGAAGTTCG TTGCATGAAGCTGGTGCAGCATCCAAATGTGGTTAGACTCTATGAGGTCATTGACACGCAAACTAAATTGTATCTGGTGCTGGAACTGGGCGATGGCGGTGATCTCTACGATTATATAATGAAGCACGATGCCGGCCTAAGCGAGGAGCTGGCCCGCAAATATTTCCGGCAAATACTTCGTGCGATCACGTACTGTCATCAGCTGCACGTAGTGCATAG AGACTTGAAGCCGGAGAATGTCGTGTTCTTTGAGAAACTCGGACTCGTCAAGCTAACGGACTTTGGGTTCAGCAACAAATTCTTGCCTGGCCAAAAACTGGAGACATTTTGCGGCAGTCTCGCATATTCAGCACCAGAAATTTTATTAGGTGATTCGTACGATGCGCCCGCCGTAG ATATTTGGTCGCTGGGCGTTATACTGTATATGTTGGTCTGCGGCCAGGCGCCTTTTGAGAAGGCCAATGACTCGGAGACGCTTACCATGATTATGGATTGCAAGTATACGGTACCATCGCATGTGACACAGGAATGTCGCAGCTTAATTGCCACCATGCTGGTGCGTGATCCCAAGAATCGCGCCACAGTCGAGGAGATTGCATCTTCTGCATGGCTAAAGCAAACAGATGAACCGGATTCGGTGGAGCACTCACTGCCTCTGGTGAGTCGGCAGCAGTTAAGTGAAGAGGATCATGCCTTTATTATACAGAAAATGATAAACGGAAACATTGCGTCCAAGGAAGAGATATTGCA AGCTCTGGATAAAAATAAGTACAATCATATAACAGccacatattttttgttagcCGAACTACGCTTGCGGAGGCGACGCGAGGAGGcgcaaaaactaaaacttaGCGAGGCTGGCTTAAA AATGGGAGACCTAACTCGGAAACCCGCAGCCGATAAACCAAGTCCTACAGAAAATCCCAAAGTAGTTGTGCCTATTAGTATCAATGTAACACCAGCAACCCAGTTTGGCAATGACAATGCCAAGCCA gaCAAGCGTACGCGTAAATGTAGTATTGTGCGTgaggaggaagaagaggaGTCGGCTAATGAGAGCTGTGGCGTAGGAAATGAATTAAAAGTAGACACATCTCGTCGTGAATCAATTTCCGATGGTCGCCTCAATCGTTCAGCGCTGGATCGCTCCTGTGCCTCGGCACCAGCTCCAGCCGCCGAAGTGCCAAGTAATGTACACACAAAGATTGTTGTGTCTAAGGATACGACGCTTGCTCAGAAGCTCAAGCAAATGGAGAAGTGTGCCAGGGTAGACGAAGACACAATAAGCGGCCTCAAGGAACTCGAAATCGGCAAGCTGAAACCATtacccagcagcagcaagaatcCAGTCCTGACGCATCGCCGTACTAAACTAAATAAGATACGCACGCCATCGTGCAGCAGCTCCGAGGCGTCCGATGATGATACAAAGACACGTAACAAGAAGAAAATCAATAAGTTCGTTGGAGACACACCGATTAGATTTCGTATGCATCGCCGTGACTCACACGATGACTCTAGCGATTCGCAAGATCAATTGTATCCTCCACCAGGCTCGAATAGCAGTGGCGCcactttcatttcaaatagtaATTCGGGTGTAAGCGGAAAAAAGGAAGAACAAGGAAGTAAAGAG CCAAATAAATCGGAGGAAACACGCAaatcgcacacacaaaagagtAGGAAACAGCACAAGGATCATGTTGACAAGCATTCGCATGGCGAAAAACAGCAGCTGGAAAATACATCACGACGAAGACGTATGCGCGAAAGCCAATCCCTAGATCGCATCACAGAGGCTCAAGAATACGAGTTGCGCCATCGTAACTATTTAAATGATGTGGCTGGAGGTGCTTCGACTGCATCAATGCAACAACATATCGAGCAAAGAAATTCATTGTTCAATTTAAACACGTTCTCCGTTGCCGAAACTAAAGAAGAATATGACGAGGAGTCGGAATTTATTCCTGATTCCGTTACCACGGACCAAACTATGAACACATTGAttgcagccaaagcaactcttcagcaaaagcaatattttaatgacaCCAATTATAGTAAGAACTATAACAATAGTAGCAACAACATaaactccaacaacaacaataacaacaaaaagaaatccaACGAAACACCAAAAGATATTTATAATCTAAAGTCAATCGAAGAGATCGATTTGATTTTGGAAGATAAAAGCCTTACCAAAGCAATACATGTTACCGGCTCTAAATGCTTTGTCACTATGAAGAAAATTCGAAGGCTAGGAAAATATTTTCCCGTAGTGAACTTTTCTTAA
- the LOC132793208 gene encoding syntaxin-6 isoform X2, with protein sequence MKDKMSLNRNRDRDITAHQPLLENERQSHNHNHNQSNEYNHHHHHHSHNDRTYLVDCPNTTTTTQAQSVANTIAGTMSTAAAAAAAAARHSGTKYSKLENAMDIDSPSHYGGGHGGNSLDSPGHRYVGETVSVQQRMIQGQDEQLDMISDSIGTLKTVSRQIGVELDEQAVMLDDFGNEFDTTESKLDTTMKKVAKVLHMNNDKRQWAAILILSVLLLFVIILFIIL encoded by the exons ATGAAGGATAAGATGAGCCTGAATCGGAACAGGGACAGAGATATAACCGCACATCAGCCACTGCTCGAGAACGAACGCCAATCACacaatcataatcataatcaaagCAACGAATataatcatcatcaccatcatcattcGCACAACGATCGCACCTATCTGGTAGATTGCCCCAatacaacaaccacaacgcaGGCACAGTCCGTGGCCAATACCATTGCTGGCACCATgtccacagcagcagcagcagccgccgcggCAGCGCGTCACAGTGGCACCAAATACTCGAAACTGGAGAATGCCATGGACATCGATAGCCCCAGTCATTATGGGggcggacatggcggaaaTAGCTTGGATAGTCCGGGACATCGATATGTGGGCGAGACGGTGTCGGTGCAGCAGCGCATGATACAGGGACAGGATGAGCAGCTGGATATGATAAGTGATTCCATTGGCACTCTTAAGACTGTTTCGCGCCAAATCGGCGTCGAGTTGGATGAACAGGCGGTCATGTTGGATGATTTTGGGAATGAGTTTGACACAACTGAGTCCAAGTTGGATACAACCATGAAGAAAGTTGCCAAAGTTTTACACATGAATAATG ATAAGCGGCAATGGGCCGCGATTCTCATACTTTCCGtgctgttattgtttgtgataattttatttattattttgtaa
- the LOC132793208 gene encoding syntaxin-10 isoform X1, whose product MSLEDPFFVVKDEVFKALNKTRGLYLRWRELGENGGAEVEWTTTELRNSLRSIEWDLEDLEDTISIVEKNPTKFRIDNRELSSRRHFIDNTRDEVKQMKDKMSLNRNRDRDITAHQPLLENERQSHNHNHNQSNEYNHHHHHHSHNDRTYLVDCPNTTTTTQAQSVANTIAGTMSTAAAAAAAAARHSGTKYSKLENAMDIDSPSHYGGGHGGNSLDSPGHRYVGETVSVQQRMIQGQDEQLDMISDSIGTLKTVSRQIGVELDEQAVMLDDFGNEFDTTESKLDTTMKKVAKVLHMNNDKRQWAAILILSVLLLFVIILFIIL is encoded by the exons ATGTCTCTGGAGGATCCGTTTTTTGTTGTCAAGGA TGAGGTCTTCAAAGCTCTGAACAAAACACGCGGACTCTATTTGCGTTGGCGTGAACTGGGTGAGAACGGCGGCGCCGAGGTTGAATGGACCACAACGGAGCTGCGAAACTCGTTGCGCAGCATTGAATGGGACCTGGAGGATCTCGAGGACACTATCA GTATTGTCGAGAAAAATCCAACTAAATTTCGCATCGATAATCGTGAACTCTCCAGCCGGCGCCATTTCATCGACAACACACGCGATGAGGTCAAACAGATGAAGGATAAGATGAGCCTGAATCGGAACAGGGACAGAGATATAACCGCACATCAGCCACTGCTCGAGAACGAACGCCAATCACacaatcataatcataatcaaagCAACGAATataatcatcatcaccatcatcattcGCACAACGATCGCACCTATCTGGTAGATTGCCCCAatacaacaaccacaacgcaGGCACAGTCCGTGGCCAATACCATTGCTGGCACCATgtccacagcagcagcagcagccgccgcggCAGCGCGTCACAGTGGCACCAAATACTCGAAACTGGAGAATGCCATGGACATCGATAGCCCCAGTCATTATGGGggcggacatggcggaaaTAGCTTGGATAGTCCGGGACATCGATATGTGGGCGAGACGGTGTCGGTGCAGCAGCGCATGATACAGGGACAGGATGAGCAGCTGGATATGATAAGTGATTCCATTGGCACTCTTAAGACTGTTTCGCGCCAAATCGGCGTCGAGTTGGATGAACAGGCGGTCATGTTGGATGATTTTGGGAATGAGTTTGACACAACTGAGTCCAAGTTGGATACAACCATGAAGAAAGTTGCCAAAGTTTTACACATGAATAATG ATAAGCGGCAATGGGCCGCGATTCTCATACTTTCCGtgctgttattgtttgtgataattttatttattattttgtaa